One window of the Brevibacterium limosum genome contains the following:
- a CDS encoding vWA domain-containing protein gives MVLMFWWLALILLALAAAAVFWFRRPKSTESSLAVAHSGRMTSLPSFRRAMRRRLVTTVALLGVIVLTGLSALAGIARPAWVETVNPERKMRDVMLCLDVSGSMLGYDADLLESYQELVDRFDGERIGLTVFNATAVSAFPLTDDYDMVQSFLSEAEEGFRTWGAEGTDYSWSTSPPNIGGSSLIGDGLVSCVDNFDRKDEERSRSVIFATDNMLAGDPLFELNEAADIAVDANVRVYSLSPPSVLTTTQTKELRSVSDRTGGEQFDMGSASTIDRIVEEIQSQEAANTPGRSYTIVHDMPVIPLGIAVFGLAGVFVLAWRTKS, from the coding sequence ATGGTCCTGATGTTCTGGTGGCTGGCGCTCATCCTCCTGGCCCTCGCCGCAGCCGCAGTCTTCTGGTTCCGTCGGCCGAAGTCGACGGAGTCCTCGCTGGCCGTGGCCCACAGCGGGCGGATGACCAGCCTGCCGAGTTTCCGTCGGGCCATGCGCAGACGGCTGGTCACCACGGTCGCCCTCCTCGGCGTCATCGTGCTCACCGGACTCTCCGCACTCGCGGGAATCGCGCGCCCGGCTTGGGTCGAGACGGTCAACCCGGAGCGGAAGATGCGTGATGTCATGCTCTGCCTCGACGTGTCGGGGTCGATGCTCGGCTACGATGCCGATCTGCTCGAGTCCTATCAGGAGCTCGTCGACCGCTTCGACGGCGAACGCATCGGTCTGACCGTGTTCAATGCCACCGCGGTCTCCGCGTTCCCGCTCACCGACGACTACGACATGGTCCAGAGCTTCCTCTCCGAAGCCGAGGAGGGGTTCCGCACCTGGGGTGCCGAGGGCACCGACTACTCATGGTCGACCTCACCTCCGAACATCGGCGGCTCCTCCCTCATCGGCGACGGGCTCGTCAGCTGTGTCGACAACTTCGACCGGAAGGACGAGGAACGGTCCCGGTCGGTCATCTTCGCCACCGACAATATGCTCGCCGGTGATCCGCTGTTCGAACTCAACGAAGCCGCCGATATCGCCGTCGACGCGAACGTCCGCGTCTACAGCCTCTCCCCTCCCTCGGTGCTGACGACCACCCAGACGAAGGAGCTGCGTTCCGTGTCCGACCGCACCGGCGGCGAACAGTTCGATATGGGCTCGGCCTCGACGATCGACCGCATCGTCGAAGAGATCCAGAGCCAGGAAGCGGCGAACACACCCGGACGTTCGTACACGATCGTCCACGATATGCCGGTGATCCCGCTCGGAATCGCCGTCTTCGGCCTCGCCGGAGTGTTCGTGCTGGCATGGAGGACGAAGTCATGA
- a CDS encoding histidinol-phosphate transaminase, producing MNDSDPIASDSASSSAPGTSFPGASASAASHPFAAAPSAPSPRLRAALETFPPYVPGKPPRRVEGLESFKLSSNENYLPPLPAVLDTMVAHATNPALYPDDAALALRQGLAERLGVGLDQLVVATGASELLVALTQITSDAATEAIYPWPSFEMYPQITGLVGSTRHEVPLTAEGRHDLDAMAAAITDRTSLIILCSPNNPTGPVLRDDEVRTFLDKVPAHVLVALDEAYWEFATAPGRADGLSLVRDYPNLVLLRTFSKAHGLAGLRVGYAVAHPPVIEGLLKAVIPFGVTDLSQAAALESLHHWDEVLDRAARIGQARDAFADALRQQGWDVPEAQANYVWLPLGEKSSAFEDACVEQAVAVRNLGAGVRISIGEPEALDRVLEIARSFRTEHCA from the coding sequence ATGAACGACTCCGACCCCATCGCCTCAGATTCGGCTTCCTCCTCCGCCCCCGGAACTTCGTTCCCGGGCGCATCCGCCTCGGCGGCTTCCCACCCCTTTGCAGCCGCACCCTCCGCACCGTCACCGCGACTGCGGGCCGCTCTGGAGACGTTCCCGCCCTATGTTCCAGGCAAGCCTCCCCGCCGGGTCGAGGGCCTGGAGTCGTTCAAACTCTCCTCGAACGAGAACTATCTGCCTCCCCTGCCGGCGGTCCTCGACACCATGGTCGCCCATGCGACGAACCCCGCCCTCTACCCCGACGATGCAGCGCTGGCGCTGCGTCAGGGGCTGGCCGAACGCCTCGGTGTCGGGCTCGATCAGCTCGTCGTCGCCACCGGTGCCAGCGAACTGCTCGTCGCCCTGACCCAGATCACCTCGGACGCCGCCACCGAGGCGATCTATCCGTGGCCGTCGTTCGAGATGTATCCGCAGATCACCGGGCTCGTCGGTTCCACGCGCCATGAGGTGCCGCTGACGGCGGAGGGGCGCCACGACCTCGACGCGATGGCGGCGGCGATCACGGACCGCACCAGCCTCATCATCCTGTGCTCACCGAACAATCCGACCGGTCCGGTGCTGCGCGATGACGAGGTGCGAACTTTCCTCGACAAGGTGCCTGCCCATGTCCTCGTCGCCCTCGACGAGGCGTACTGGGAGTTCGCCACAGCACCCGGACGCGCGGACGGTCTGAGTCTTGTCCGCGACTATCCGAATCTCGTTCTCCTGCGCACATTCTCCAAGGCGCACGGGCTCGCCGGACTGCGCGTCGGCTACGCCGTCGCCCACCCACCGGTGATCGAAGGACTGCTCAAAGCCGTCATCCCCTTCGGTGTCACCGACCTCAGCCAGGCTGCCGCCCTCGAATCCCTCCACCACTGGGACGAGGTGCTCGACCGAGCCGCCCGGATCGGTCAGGCCCGCGACGCCTTCGCCGATGCCCTCCGTCAGCAGGGATGGGACGTGCCCGAAGCCCAAGCGAACTATGTGTGGCTGCCGCTGGGTGAGAAGTCCTCAGCGTTCGAAGACGCCTGCGTCGAACAGGCCGTGGCAGTACGCAACCTCGGTGCCGGTGTGCGCATCAGCATCGGCGAACCAGAAGCCCTCGACCGTGTCCTCGAGATCGCGCGGTCCTTCCGCACCGAACACTGTGCTTAG
- the nrdH gene encoding glutaredoxin-like protein NrdH, whose product MITVYTKPACVQCNATYRALDAKGLKYKSVDLSVDENALDVVKAMGYMQAPVVVTDNDHWSGFRPDKIATLTGEKSASVVA is encoded by the coding sequence ATGATCACCGTGTACACCAAGCCAGCTTGCGTCCAGTGCAACGCCACCTACCGTGCTCTCGACGCCAAGGGCCTGAAGTACAAGTCGGTCGATCTCAGCGTCGACGAGAACGCCCTCGACGTCGTCAAGGCCATGGGCTACATGCAGGCTCCCGTCGTCGTCACCGACAACGACCACTGGTCGGGCTTCCGCCCGGACAAGATCGCCACCCTCACCGGCGAGAAGTCAGCTTCCGTCGTGGCCTGA
- a CDS encoding vWA domain-containing protein: MIFDPVFTWFGWGFVVLALFTVCIIPAIRGDGARWKWFVRMGVVAVLGLALARPGIPIKSSTEEYEARADVYFVVDVTTSMAAEDFDGDDTRLEGVKEDMLELADAFPGTRLSIITFASTAATVMPLTTDHAAFASAVDVLDPESSLNSKGSSITEAGEELEKRMTSNDEDRPENENVVFYFGDGEQTVSETPDSWSSFAPRIDSGAVFGYGTEEGGKMRDRQPFGYGSGVGNPGNAPGLGDPDDTTDDQAPPEYIQDRNGNPGVSKIDEGNLRQIASDLGVDYHHRDGNGAISSVYTAPKYDQALVKKDGRVTVDEYYWVPLILVFAWIAVELVFGVREYLRLKAITPKRPRRGGPPGPGGPVPHQRVPVGIPPQPGPAPSVPDQPGPAPSVPDQPGPAPSVSDQQGGPR; encoded by the coding sequence ATGATCTTCGATCCCGTCTTCACCTGGTTCGGCTGGGGCTTCGTCGTCCTCGCCCTGTTCACCGTGTGCATCATCCCGGCCATCCGCGGCGACGGAGCGCGCTGGAAGTGGTTCGTCCGGATGGGCGTCGTCGCCGTGCTCGGTCTCGCGCTGGCGCGTCCGGGCATCCCGATCAAGTCGTCGACTGAGGAATACGAGGCGCGTGCCGATGTGTACTTCGTCGTCGACGTCACGACGTCCATGGCCGCCGAGGACTTCGACGGGGACGACACCCGCCTCGAAGGGGTCAAGGAGGACATGCTCGAGCTCGCCGATGCCTTCCCCGGCACCCGGCTGAGCATCATCACCTTCGCCTCGACCGCAGCCACCGTGATGCCGCTGACGACCGATCATGCTGCCTTCGCCTCCGCCGTCGACGTCCTCGACCCCGAGTCGTCCCTGAACTCCAAGGGGTCCTCGATCACCGAGGCCGGTGAGGAGCTCGAGAAGCGGATGACCTCGAACGATGAGGACCGTCCGGAGAACGAGAACGTCGTGTTCTACTTCGGCGACGGTGAGCAGACGGTGTCGGAGACCCCCGATTCGTGGTCGTCCTTCGCCCCCCGCATCGACAGCGGAGCCGTATTCGGATACGGCACCGAAGAGGGTGGGAAGATGCGCGACCGTCAGCCGTTCGGCTACGGCTCCGGTGTCGGCAATCCCGGCAATGCTCCCGGTCTCGGCGACCCCGACGACACCACCGACGATCAGGCACCGCCCGAATACATCCAGGACCGCAACGGCAACCCGGGGGTCTCGAAGATCGACGAGGGCAACCTGCGCCAGATCGCCTCGGACCTCGGCGTCGACTACCACCATCGCGACGGAAACGGTGCGATCTCCAGCGTCTACACCGCGCCGAAATACGATCAGGCTTTGGTGAAGAAGGACGGCCGGGTCACCGTCGACGAATACTATTGGGTCCCGCTCATCCTCGTCTTCGCGTGGATCGCCGTGGAGCTCGTCTTCGGAGTCCGCGAGTATCTTCGTCTCAAGGCGATCACCCCGAAGCGCCCTCGCCGAGGCGGCCCACCCGGTCCCGGCGGCCCGGTGCCCCACCAGCGGGTGCCGGTGGGAATTCCGCCCCAGCCCGGGCCTGCCCCGTCGGTACCCGACCAGCCCGGGCCTGCCCCGTCGGTACCCGACCAGCCAGGGCCTGCTCCGTCGGTGTCCGACCAGCAGGGAGGTCCGCGATGA
- the nrdI gene encoding class Ib ribonucleoside-diphosphate reductase assembly flavoprotein NrdI — MLLVYFSANSEYTHRFVAKLRHPAVRLPTLTKEPTLRVDEPFVLVTPTYGAGRNRGAVPKQVIKFLNVEENRRHLVGVIGAGNTNFGEDYCRAAHKVAAKCQVPLMYRVELLGTQEDVDAVNQGLDKLCASSLKTAM; from the coding sequence ATGCTGCTGGTCTACTTCTCTGCCAACTCCGAGTACACGCATCGCTTCGTTGCGAAGCTGCGTCACCCGGCAGTGCGGTTGCCGACGTTGACCAAGGAGCCGACGCTGCGAGTGGATGAGCCATTCGTTCTCGTCACCCCCACCTACGGGGCCGGCCGCAATCGCGGGGCTGTTCCCAAACAAGTCATCAAATTCCTCAATGTCGAAGAGAACCGGCGCCATCTGGTCGGTGTCATCGGCGCCGGAAACACGAACTTCGGCGAGGACTACTGCCGCGCGGCCCACAAAGTCGCGGCAAAGTGCCAAGTACCCCTCATGTATCGAGTCGAACTCCTGGGCACTCAGGAGGATGTCGACGCTGTTAACCAAGGATTGGACAAACTGTGCGCGAGCTCGCTGAAGACCGCAATGTAG
- a CDS encoding DUF58 domain-containing protein: MTVLLNRIKARMTIHAHRRTRRLLDGDYSSVFHGHSLDFDDLRDYIPGDEIRDIDWKATARHTEPLVKRYVAHRRHILGLVVDTSRNFDAVTSAGADKRHLAILMAGMVGYLAVRHADDVMLIHGHADHTTASPRKGSEAHLEHLLQQILAETGNTSPGSINTQLQWITSHIKHRMLLVVISDQAPLGPEAEATIRRLRAQHEVLWITITDADLAGLPAASAPFDVARRDHGLPTSVMSKPEVRQEFALAEAARRQQRIDLLAKLGIAHIEIDHPKSALGRLHTLLLRHRCGPR, from the coding sequence ATGACTGTCCTGCTCAATCGCATCAAGGCGCGGATGACCATCCACGCCCACCGGCGGACCCGGCGCCTCCTCGACGGCGACTACTCCTCAGTCTTCCACGGCCACAGCCTCGACTTCGACGACCTGCGCGACTACATCCCCGGTGACGAGATCCGCGATATCGACTGGAAAGCCACCGCCAGGCACACCGAACCCCTGGTCAAACGCTATGTCGCCCACCGTCGGCACATCCTCGGACTCGTCGTCGACACCTCCCGGAACTTCGACGCCGTCACCTCCGCCGGAGCAGACAAACGCCACCTGGCCATCCTCATGGCTGGGATGGTCGGCTACCTCGCCGTCCGCCACGCAGATGACGTCATGCTCATCCACGGACACGCCGACCACACCACCGCATCCCCGCGGAAAGGCAGCGAGGCCCACCTCGAACACCTCCTGCAGCAGATCCTCGCCGAGACCGGCAACACCTCCCCCGGATCGATCAACACCCAGCTGCAGTGGATCACCAGCCATATCAAGCATCGGATGCTCCTGGTCGTCATCTCCGATCAGGCTCCGCTGGGGCCCGAGGCCGAAGCGACGATCCGACGGCTGCGCGCCCAGCACGAGGTCCTGTGGATCACGATCACCGACGCGGACCTCGCCGGACTGCCGGCCGCCTCGGCGCCGTTCGACGTCGCCCGACGCGACCATGGGCTGCCGACCTCGGTGATGTCGAAACCCGAGGTCAGGCAGGAATTCGCCCTCGCCGAGGCGGCCCGCCGTCAGCAGCGCATCGATCTCCTCGCGAAGCTGGGGATCGCCCATATCGAAATCGATCATCCGAAGTCGGCGCTCGGCCGGCTCCACACTCTTCTGCTGAGGCATCGCTGTGGGCCCCGCTGA
- a CDS encoding AAA family ATPase: MTATAPANTQEIAHAQTILKALESYLDHFVVGQQRLRESLLIGLLSSGHLLLESVPGLAKTTAAAALANAVDGKFSRIQCTPDLLPADIIGSQIYNAHEGSFNTVLGPVHANIVLLDEINRSSAKTQSAMLEAMQEKQTTIGGKRFELPRPFLVMATQNPIEQEGTYQLPEAQLDRFMIKDLLTHPSPGEEVEILSRLDSGVFDRDSVPDPACTLDDVVTMQRYARTVYIDPAITRYLVELVHATRNTAKYLGRFAPYIEYGASPRASIAFTNAGRALAMIRGRNYVIPEDIKDLAHRVLAHRIQLGFEAAAENITSAQIVDALLMAVPTP, from the coding sequence ATGACGGCAACGGCACCGGCGAACACGCAGGAGATCGCGCACGCACAGACGATCCTCAAGGCCCTGGAGTCCTACCTCGACCATTTCGTCGTCGGCCAGCAGCGGCTGCGCGAATCCCTGCTCATCGGCCTCCTCTCCAGCGGTCACCTGCTGCTGGAGAGCGTGCCGGGCCTGGCGAAGACCACGGCGGCCGCCGCTCTGGCCAATGCCGTGGACGGAAAGTTCTCCCGCATCCAGTGCACCCCGGATCTGCTGCCGGCCGACATCATCGGCTCGCAGATCTACAACGCGCATGAGGGTTCGTTCAACACCGTGCTCGGTCCGGTGCATGCGAACATCGTCCTCCTCGACGAGATCAACCGGTCGTCGGCGAAGACCCAGTCGGCGATGCTCGAGGCCATGCAGGAGAAGCAGACGACGATCGGCGGCAAACGCTTCGAACTCCCCCGCCCCTTCCTCGTCATGGCCACACAGAACCCGATCGAGCAGGAAGGCACCTACCAGCTGCCCGAAGCTCAGCTCGACCGGTTCATGATCAAGGATCTGCTCACCCACCCGAGTCCCGGCGAGGAGGTCGAGATCCTCTCCCGCCTCGACTCCGGAGTCTTCGACAGGGATTCGGTGCCCGATCCGGCCTGCACGCTCGACGACGTCGTGACCATGCAGCGCTATGCCCGCACCGTCTACATCGACCCGGCCATCACCCGCTACCTCGTCGAACTCGTCCACGCCACGCGCAATACGGCGAAGTACCTCGGCCGGTTCGCCCCATACATCGAATACGGCGCCAGCCCGCGTGCCTCCATCGCCTTCACGAACGCCGGGCGGGCGCTGGCGATGATCCGCGGTCGCAACTACGTCATCCCCGAAGACATCAAGGACCTCGCCCACCGGGTGTTGGCCCACCGCATCCAACTGGGCTTCGAAGCCGCCGCCGAGAACATCACGAGCGCCCAGATCGTCGATGCCCTCCTCATGGCCGTGCCCACCCCCTGA
- the nrdF gene encoding class 1b ribonucleoside-diphosphate reductase subunit beta, with protein sequence MENLTLASHVDAINWNRVVDPIDDEVWDRLTGNFWLPEKVPLSNDIQSWATLTDDEKTLTMRVFTGLTLLDTIQGTVGAISLIPDAVTPHEEAVLTNIAFMESVHAKSYSSIFSTLCSTKEIDEAFRWSRENKYLQSKADIILSYYRGDDPLKRKVASTLLESFLFYSGFYLPMYWSAHAKLTNTADLIRLIIRDEAVHGYYIGYKYQKGLESQSEERKQELKDYTMNLLFELYENEVAYTHDIYDSVGLAEDCKMFLHYNANKALMNLGYEAMFPKEVTKVNPAILAALSPGSDENHDFFSGSGSSYVIGKAENTEDDDWDF encoded by the coding sequence TTGGAGAATCTGACTCTGGCATCGCATGTCGATGCCATCAACTGGAACCGTGTCGTCGATCCGATCGATGATGAGGTCTGGGATCGCCTGACCGGCAACTTCTGGCTGCCGGAGAAGGTCCCGCTGAGCAACGACATCCAGTCCTGGGCGACTCTGACCGACGACGAGAAGACGCTGACGATGCGCGTGTTCACCGGTCTGACCCTGCTCGACACGATCCAGGGAACCGTCGGCGCGATCTCGCTCATCCCGGATGCGGTGACACCGCACGAAGAGGCAGTGCTGACGAACATCGCGTTCATGGAGAGCGTGCACGCGAAGTCCTACTCCTCGATCTTCTCGACCCTGTGCTCGACGAAGGAGATCGACGAGGCCTTCCGCTGGTCGCGTGAGAACAAGTACCTGCAGTCCAAGGCCGACATCATCCTCAGCTACTACCGGGGTGACGATCCGCTCAAGCGCAAGGTCGCGTCCACGCTGCTCGAGTCGTTCCTCTTCTACTCCGGCTTCTACCTGCCCATGTACTGGTCGGCGCACGCGAAACTGACGAACACCGCTGACCTCATCCGTCTGATCATCCGCGACGAGGCTGTGCACGGCTATTACATCGGCTACAAATACCAGAAGGGTCTGGAGTCGCAGTCCGAAGAGCGTAAGCAGGAGCTCAAGGACTACACGATGAACCTCCTCTTCGAGCTCTACGAGAACGAGGTCGCCTACACCCACGACATCTACGATTCGGTGGGTCTGGCCGAGGACTGCAAGATGTTCCTCCACTACAACGCCAACAAGGCGCTGATGAACCTCGGCTACGAAGCGATGTTCCCCAAGGAGGTCACGAAGGTCAACCCGGCCATCCTCGCGGCGCTCTCACCCGGCAGCGATGAGAACCACGACTTCTTCTCTGGTTCGGGTTCGTCCTACGTCATCGGCAAGGCCGAGAACACCGAAGACGACGACTGGGACTTCTGA
- a CDS encoding D-alanyl-D-alanine carboxypeptidase family protein, translating to MRFTRSTASSPRALAMCVFGIVAALLVLAAQLAHSPARAQAAPQPAETTAPAYVSPDDLGDGAKPPKPTGTSWLVGDLDSGELHVAKNVEKRHAPASTIKLLTALALVDEFDDKKKKVTAEFEDMEVDGTKVGLMQTNKYSIDLLFHAMLMSSANDAANALGRAAGGQDKAVKLMNEKAAELGLSNTQAKNTSGLDAKGQYTSAEDLMKLAWAVCEDDYLMKVIGTETYKFPGGKNPQTKEKFKGYEIQNHTKIVGQVDGGLGLKNGFTRAAKGSYVAVAERDGHRVVATMLGIDNNSRQVATDLLEWDFAQKDPKSLQTVPVGVQATAEADPTATGSSSDAGGAESDSSGATATQESGESEESMTSQTVGVALDNPLALGLLAGGIVLFIITVVLWLRVRARMQGRR from the coding sequence ATGCGTTTCACCCGCTCGACCGCTTCCTCACCACGCGCCCTGGCCATGTGCGTTTTCGGCATCGTCGCCGCACTGCTGGTGCTCGCCGCTCAGCTCGCCCACTCCCCCGCACGCGCGCAGGCTGCGCCCCAGCCGGCGGAGACGACGGCACCGGCGTATGTCAGCCCCGACGACCTCGGCGATGGTGCGAAGCCGCCGAAGCCGACAGGCACGTCCTGGCTCGTGGGCGACCTCGACTCCGGGGAGCTGCATGTGGCGAAGAACGTGGAGAAGCGGCACGCTCCGGCCTCGACGATCAAGCTGCTCACGGCTCTGGCGCTCGTCGACGAGTTCGATGACAAGAAGAAGAAAGTGACCGCCGAGTTCGAGGACATGGAAGTCGATGGGACGAAGGTCGGTCTCATGCAGACGAACAAGTACTCCATCGATCTGCTCTTCCACGCGATGCTGATGTCGAGTGCCAATGATGCGGCGAATGCTCTGGGCCGAGCCGCTGGCGGACAGGACAAGGCCGTGAAGCTGATGAACGAGAAAGCCGCGGAGCTGGGCCTGTCGAACACGCAGGCGAAGAACACCTCGGGACTGGATGCGAAAGGCCAGTACACGAGCGCTGAAGACCTCATGAAGCTCGCGTGGGCGGTGTGCGAGGACGACTACCTGATGAAGGTCATCGGGACCGAGACCTATAAGTTCCCGGGCGGGAAGAACCCGCAGACGAAAGAGAAGTTCAAGGGCTACGAGATCCAGAATCACACGAAGATCGTCGGCCAGGTCGACGGCGGGCTCGGACTGAAGAACGGGTTCACCCGGGCTGCGAAGGGCTCCTATGTGGCCGTGGCCGAACGCGATGGACACCGCGTGGTCGCGACGATGCTCGGCATCGACAACAACTCCCGCCAGGTCGCCACTGACCTCCTCGAATGGGATTTCGCGCAGAAGGACCCGAAATCGCTGCAGACCGTTCCCGTAGGGGTTCAGGCCACCGCCGAGGCGGACCCGACCGCCACGGGAAGCTCGAGTGATGCCGGTGGTGCCGAATCAGATTCGAGTGGCGCGACCGCGACTCAGGAGTCAGGTGAGTCGGAGGAGTCGATGACTTCCCAGACCGTCGGTGTGGCTCTGGACAATCCCCTTGCGCTCGGCCTCCTGGCCGGCGGGATCGTGCTGTTCATCATCACCGTGGTGCTCTGGCTGCGAGTCCGGGCGCGGATGCAGGGGCGACGATAA
- the nrdE gene encoding class 1b ribonucleoside-diphosphate reductase subunit alpha codes for MIREETDLDYHALNAMLNLYDEDGRIQFERDKQAARQYFLQHVNNNTVFFHNLKEKLDYLVEKDYYEPEVLQQYSFEFIEQLSTRAYDQKFRFQTFLGAFKFYTSYTLKTFDGKRYLERFEDRVVMVALFLARGDETLATQLVDEIISGRFQPATPTFLNAGKRQRGELVSCFLLRIEDNMESIGRSINSALQLSKRGGGVAFALTNIRESGAPIKKIENQSSGVIPVMKLLEDSFSYANQLGARQGAGAVYLHAHHPDIYKFLDTKRENADEKIRIKTLSLGVVIPDITFELAKRNEDMYLFSPYDVERVYGVPFSDINVTEKYTELVDNAAIKKKKINAREFFQTLAEIQFESGYPYVMFEDTVNKANPIDGKIIMSNLCSEILQVSEPSKYDDDLGYDVVGKDISCNLGSLNIALTMDSNNFGQTIATAIRGLTAVAETSDIQSVPSIARGNDMSHAIGLGQMNLHGYLAREHIYYGSDEGLDFTNMYFYTVAYHCVRASMEIAKERGETFAGFERSKYATGEYFDKYTDEVWQPRTARVAELFSEANVRIPTQDDWRELKAQVAEHGIFNQNLQAVPPTGSISYINNSTSSIHPVASKIEIRKEGKVGRVYYPAPFMDNDNLEYYQDAYEIGYEKIIDTYAEATKHVDQGLSLTLFFMDTATTRDINKAQIYAWRKGIKTIYYIRLRQLALQGTEVEGCVSCML; via the coding sequence ATCATCCGCGAAGAGACGGATCTGGATTACCACGCGCTCAACGCGATGCTGAACCTGTACGACGAGGACGGCAGGATCCAGTTCGAGCGTGACAAGCAGGCTGCCCGGCAGTACTTCCTGCAGCACGTGAACAACAACACCGTCTTCTTCCACAACCTCAAGGAGAAGCTCGACTACCTCGTCGAGAAGGACTACTACGAGCCCGAGGTCCTTCAGCAGTACTCCTTCGAGTTCATCGAGCAGCTGTCGACGCGCGCCTATGATCAGAAGTTCCGCTTCCAGACCTTCCTCGGCGCATTCAAGTTCTACACCTCCTACACGCTGAAGACCTTCGACGGAAAGCGCTACCTCGAACGCTTCGAGGACCGCGTCGTCATGGTCGCTCTGTTCCTGGCTCGCGGAGACGAGACGCTGGCCACCCAGCTCGTCGACGAGATCATCTCCGGTCGCTTCCAGCCGGCCACCCCGACGTTCCTCAACGCCGGCAAGAGGCAGCGCGGTGAGCTCGTCTCCTGCTTCCTGCTGCGCATCGAAGACAATATGGAGTCGATCGGCCGCTCCATCAACTCCGCTCTGCAGCTGTCCAAGCGCGGCGGCGGTGTGGCCTTCGCTCTGACGAACATCCGCGAGTCCGGTGCCCCGATCAAGAAGATCGAGAACCAGTCCTCCGGCGTCATCCCCGTCATGAAGCTGCTCGAAGACTCGTTCTCCTACGCCAACCAGCTCGGAGCACGCCAGGGCGCCGGCGCCGTGTACCTGCACGCCCACCACCCCGACATCTACAAGTTCCTCGACACCAAGCGCGAGAACGCCGATGAGAAGATCCGGATCAAGACCCTGTCCCTGGGCGTTGTGATCCCCGACATCACCTTCGAACTGGCCAAGCGCAACGAGGACATGTACCTCTTCAGCCCCTACGACGTCGAGCGCGTCTACGGTGTGCCCTTCTCCGACATCAACGTAACCGAGAAGTACACCGAGCTCGTCGACAACGCCGCGATCAAGAAGAAGAAGATCAACGCTCGCGAGTTCTTCCAGACTCTGGCCGAGATCCAGTTCGAGTCCGGCTATCCGTACGTGATGTTCGAAGACACCGTCAACAAGGCGAACCCCATCGACGGCAAGATCATCATGTCTAACCTGTGCTCGGAGATCCTCCAGGTCTCCGAACCCAGCAAGTACGACGATGACCTCGGCTACGACGTCGTCGGCAAGGACATCTCCTGCAACCTCGGTTCGCTCAACATCGCTCTGACGATGGACTCGAACAACTTCGGTCAGACCATCGCGACCGCGATCCGCGGGCTCACCGCCGTCGCCGAGACCTCGGACATCCAGTCCGTGCCCTCGATCGCACGCGGCAACGACATGTCGCACGCCATCGGCCTGGGACAGATGAACCTCCACGGCTACCTGGCTCGTGAGCACATCTACTACGGTTCCGATGAGGGCCTGGACTTCACGAACATGTACTTCTACACTGTCGCCTACCACTGTGTGCGGGCGTCGATGGAGATCGCGAAGGAGCGCGGTGAGACCTTCGCCGGCTTCGAGCGGTCGAAGTACGCCACCGGCGAATACTTCGACAAGTACACCGATGAGGTCTGGCAGCCGCGCACCGCCCGAGTGGCCGAGCTGTTCTCCGAAGCGAACGTGCGCATCCCGACGCAGGACGACTGGCGCGAACTCAAGGCTCAAGTGGCCGAGCACGGCATCTTTAACCAGAACCTCCAGGCCGTGCCGCCGACCGGTTCGATCTCGTACATCAACAATTCGACCTCGTCGATCCACCCGGTCGCCTCGAAGATCGAAATCCGCAAGGAGGGCAAGGTCGGTCGTGTGTACTACCCGGCTCCCTTCATGGACAACGACAACCTCGAGTACTACCAGGATGCCTACGAGATCGGCTACGAGAAGATCATCGACACGTACGCCGAGGCCACGAAGCATGTGGACCAGGGGCTGTCGCTGACGCTGTTCTTCATGGACACCGCCACCACACGTGACATCAACAAGGCGCAGATCTACGCCTGGCGCAAGGGAATCAAGACCATCTACTACATCCGGCTCCGGCAGCTCGCTCTGCAGGGCACGGAGGTCGAAGGCTGCGTTTCCTGCATGCTCTGA